The genomic segment GGATATTTCATCAAAAGCCGCCAGGAAAGGCTGCCCCAGGTTCCATAGCTGTGAATTAGTTTTTCCACCTCAAATCCGCTGTTAATCAGCTTTTCCTGTAAATCCTGTTTTGAATAGCCAGGGCGGACGTGTTCGGAAGTGAATTTTGCCGCTTCATCAGTATCGGAAGGAACGGAAATAATCAGGGCTCCACCCTCTTTCAGAGCGGCATGGAAATTTGCCAAAACCGCCATGTCGTTTGGAATGTGTTCCAAAATATCGATGGCAGTCACCAGGTCATATTTCCGCTGTGGCGTAAAAGTCTGGAGGTCAGCGCATTGCCAATAAAAACGACCGGGGAATTCCCTTTTGGCAAAGCCGGCAAAATCCGCCAAAAAATCCCGTTTCAGGTCTGTGGCAAAAACTTTCGCGCGGGGCCAGCGTTTCAGGCTGTGCCAGGAGTATTGACAAAATCCAGCGCCAGCGTCGTAGTGCCAAAACTTTGTGTCAGCGGGAAAAAGCGTGTCCATCTCGCGTTTCACATAGCGTTGGCGCAAGAGCAGCAAATCCAGTCCACGGAAAAAAAGCT from the Candidatus Cloacimonadota bacterium genome contains:
- a CDS encoding methyltransferase domain-containing protein: MRYDPLKDLAARFIRLHPRFRELFFRGLDLLLLRQRYVKREMDTLFPADTKFWHYDAGAGFCQYSWHSLKRWPRAKVFATDLKRDFLADFAGFAKREFPGRFYWQCADLQTFTPQRKYDLVTAIDILEHIPNDMAVLANFHAALKEGGALIISVPSDTDEAAKFTSEHVRPGYSKQDLQEKLINSGFEVEKLIHSYGTWGSLSWRLLMKYP